In Lagenorhynchus albirostris chromosome 14, mLagAlb1.1, whole genome shotgun sequence, one DNA window encodes the following:
- the MBD1 gene encoding methyl-CpG-binding domain protein 1 isoform X23 — MAEDWLDCPALGPGWKRREVFRKSGATCGRSDTYYQSPTGDRIRSKVELTRYLGPACDLTLFDFKQGILCYPAPKAHSLAIPSRKRKKPSKPAKAQKRQVGPSKSEVRKEAPRDETKADAGTVPASLPAPGCCENCGISFSGDGTRRQRLKTLCKDCRAQRIAFNREQRMFKRVGCGECAACQVTEDCGACSTCLLQLPHDVASGLFCKCERRRCLRIVERSRGCGVCRGCQTREDCGRCRVCLRPPRPGLRRQWRCVQRRCLRGKHGRRRGGCDSKVAPRRRPPRTQPLPALPPSQPPESPELHPRALAPSPPAEFIYYCVDEDELQPYTNRRQNRKCGACAACLRRMDCGHCDFCCDKPKFGGSNQKRQKCRWRQCLQFAMKRLLPSVWAGSEDGAGPPAAYPRRKRPGSARRPRLGQTPKPPLATPMAQPDRAQTPVKQEAGSGFVLPPPGTDLVFLREGASSPVQVPGPAPASTAALLQEAQCPGLSWVVALPQVKQEKADAQEDWTPGTAILTSPVLLPGCPSKAVDPGLPPVKQEPPDPEEDKEEENKDDPTADLAPEEEAGGAGTPVITEIFSLGGTRLRDTAVWLPRAGNREGKMDVKSGRPRRHWRPRARAANHADGPEPMSASHHLQLR, encoded by the exons ATGGCTGAGGACTGGCTGGactgcccagccctgggccctggctgGAAGCGCCGTGAGGTCTTTCGCAAGTCAGGTGCCACCTGTGGACGCTCAGACACCTATTACCAGAG ccccacaggaGACAGGATCCGAAGCAAAGTTGAGCTGACCCGATACCTGGGCCCTGCGTGCGATCTCACCCTCTTTGACTTCAAACAAGGCATCCTGTGCTATCCAGCCCCCAAG GCCCATTCCTTGGCCATCCCCAGCAGGAAGCGGAAGAAGCCTTCGAAGCCAGCCAAGGCTCAGAAACGTCAGGTTGGACCTTCGAAGAGCGAAGTCAGGAAGGAGGCCCCAAGGGATGAGACCAAGGCTGATGCTGGCACAGTCCCAGCCTCACTTCCTGCGCCTGG GTGCTGTGAGAACTGTGGAATCAGCTTTTCAGGGGATGGAACCCGACGGCAGCGGCTCAAGACTCTGTGCAAGGACTGCCGAG CACAGAGAATTGCTTTCAACCGGGAGCAGAGGATGTTTAAG CGTGTGGGCTGCGGGGAGTGTGCGGCCTGCCAGGTAACAGAAGACTGTGGGGCCTGCTCCACCTGCCTTCTGCAGTTGCCCCATGATGTGGCCTCGGGGCTGTTCTGCAAGTGTGAGCGAAGACGGTGCCTCCGGATTGTGGAAAGG AGCCGAGGGTGTGGAGTGTGCCGGGGCTGTCAGACCCGAGAGGACTGTGGCCGTTGTCGAGTCTGCCTTCGCCCTCCCCGCCCTGGTCTCAGGCGCCAGTGGAGGTGCGTCCAGCGGCGTTGCCTGCGG GGTAAACACGGCCGCCGCAGGGGAGGCTGCGACTCCAAGGTGGCTCCCCGGCGGCGCCCCCCCCGAACCCAGCCACTGCCTGCACTTCCGCCCTCGCAGCCTCCAGAGTCTCCAGAGCTG CACCCCAGAGCCCTGGCCCCCTCGCCACCTGCTGAATTCATCTATTACTGTGTAGACGAGGACGAGCTA CAGCCTTACACGAACCGTCGGCAGAACCGCAAGTGTGGGGCCTGTGCGGCCTGCCTGCGGCGGATGGACTGTGGCCACTGCGACTTCTGCTGTGATAAGCCCAAATTCGGGGGCAGCAACCAGAAGCGCCAGAAGTGTCGTTGGCGCCAGTGCCTGCAGTTTGCTATG AAGCGGCTGCTGCCAAGTGTCTGGGCAGGTTCCGAGGATGGCGCCGGGCCACCCGCAGCTTACCCGCGTCGAAAGAGGCCTGGCTCTGCTCGAAGGCCCCGTCTGGGTCAGACCCCGAAGCCTCCCTTGGCCACGCCCATGGCCCAGCCAGACCGTGCCCAGACTCCAGTGAAGCAGGAAGCAGGCAGTGGCTTTGTGCTGCCCCCGCCTGGCACCGACCTCGTGTTCTTACGGGAGGGTGCAAGCAGTCCCGTGCAGGTGCCTGGCCCAGCTCCAGCCTCCACGGCGGCTCTGttacag GAGGCCCAGTGCCCTGGCCTGAGTTGGGTCGTGGCCTTACCCCAGGTGAAGCAAGAGAAGGCGGATGCCCAGGAAGACTGGACACCGGGCACAGCCATCCTGACTTCTCCTGTATTGCTGCCTGGCTGCCCCAGCAAG GCAGTAGACCCAGGCCTGCCACCTGTGAAGCAAGAGCCACCTGACCCTGAGGAGGACAAGGAGGAGGAGAACAAGGATGACCCCACCGCTGACTTGGCCCCagaggaggaggcaggaggggctggCACGCCCGTG ATCACGGAGATTTTCAGCCTGGGTGGAACCCGCCTCCGGGACACAGCAGTCTGGTTGCCAAG GGCAGGCAATCGGGAAGGGAAGATGGATGTAAAGAGTGGGAGACCGAGGAGACACTGGCGCCCACGAGCACGAGCTGCAAACCACGCGGATGGCCCGGAACCCATGTCAGCCTCTCACCACCTCCAACTTCGATGA
- the MBD1 gene encoding methyl-CpG-binding domain protein 1 isoform X4 codes for MAEDWLDCPALGPGWKRREVFRKSGATCGRSDTYYQSPTGDRIRSKVELTRYLGPACDLTLFDFKQGILCYPAPKAHSLAIPSRKRKKPSKPAKAQKRQVGPSKSEVRKEAPRDETKADAGTVPASLPAPGCCENCGISFSGDGTRRQRLKTLCKDCRAQRIAFNREQRMFKLPHDVASGLFCKCERRRCLRIVERVSRAGGVGPRLTCTPDPHSPGPMRHTSGPPQSRGCGVCRGCQTREDCGRCRVCLRPPRPGLRRQWRCVQRRCLRHLAHRLRRHHQRCQRRPPLAVAPPAGKHGRRRGGCDSKVAPRRRPPRTQPLPALPPSQPPESPELHPRALAPSPPAEFIYYCVDEDELQPYTNRRQNRKCGACAACLRRMDCGHCDFCCDKPKFGGSNQKRQKCRWRQCLQFAMKRLLPSVWAGSEDGAGPPAAYPRRKRPGSARRPRLGQTPKPPLATPMAQPDRAQTPVKQEAGSGFVLPPPGTDLVFLREGASSPVQVPGPAPASTAALLQEAQCPGLSWVVALPQVKQEKADAQEDWTPGTAILTSPVLLPGCPSKAVDPGLPPVKQEPPDPEEDKEEENKDDPTADLAPEEEAGGAGTPVITEIFSLGGTRLRDTAVWLPREPHSTYRPAPSSLGPRTLKNLELESSRLEASADCRTQVCRAGNREGKMDVKSGRPRRHWRPRARAANHADGPEPMSASHHLQLR; via the exons ATGGCTGAGGACTGGCTGGactgcccagccctgggccctggctgGAAGCGCCGTGAGGTCTTTCGCAAGTCAGGTGCCACCTGTGGACGCTCAGACACCTATTACCAGAG ccccacaggaGACAGGATCCGAAGCAAAGTTGAGCTGACCCGATACCTGGGCCCTGCGTGCGATCTCACCCTCTTTGACTTCAAACAAGGCATCCTGTGCTATCCAGCCCCCAAG GCCCATTCCTTGGCCATCCCCAGCAGGAAGCGGAAGAAGCCTTCGAAGCCAGCCAAGGCTCAGAAACGTCAGGTTGGACCTTCGAAGAGCGAAGTCAGGAAGGAGGCCCCAAGGGATGAGACCAAGGCTGATGCTGGCACAGTCCCAGCCTCACTTCCTGCGCCTGG GTGCTGTGAGAACTGTGGAATCAGCTTTTCAGGGGATGGAACCCGACGGCAGCGGCTCAAGACTCTGTGCAAGGACTGCCGAG CACAGAGAATTGCTTTCAACCGGGAGCAGAGGATGTTTAAG TTGCCCCATGATGTGGCCTCGGGGCTGTTCTGCAAGTGTGAGCGAAGACGGTGCCTCCGGATTGTGGAAAGGGTGAGTCGGGCAGGTGGGGTGGGCCCGAGGCTCACCTGCACTCCTGACCCTCATAGCCCTGGCCCCATGCGTCACACCTCCGGCCCCCCACAGAGCCGAGGGTGTGGAGTGTGCCGGGGCTGTCAGACCCGAGAGGACTGTGGCCGTTGTCGAGTCTGCCTTCGCCCTCCCCGCCCTGGTCTCAGGCGCCAGTGGAGGTGCGTCCAGCGGCGTTGCCTGCGG CACCTTGCACACCGCCTCCGCCGCCACCATCAGCGATGTCAACGACGCCCTCCCCTAGCTGTGGCTCCCCCTGCT GGTAAACACGGCCGCCGCAGGGGAGGCTGCGACTCCAAGGTGGCTCCCCGGCGGCGCCCCCCCCGAACCCAGCCACTGCCTGCACTTCCGCCCTCGCAGCCTCCAGAGTCTCCAGAGCTG CACCCCAGAGCCCTGGCCCCCTCGCCACCTGCTGAATTCATCTATTACTGTGTAGACGAGGACGAGCTA CAGCCTTACACGAACCGTCGGCAGAACCGCAAGTGTGGGGCCTGTGCGGCCTGCCTGCGGCGGATGGACTGTGGCCACTGCGACTTCTGCTGTGATAAGCCCAAATTCGGGGGCAGCAACCAGAAGCGCCAGAAGTGTCGTTGGCGCCAGTGCCTGCAGTTTGCTATG AAGCGGCTGCTGCCAAGTGTCTGGGCAGGTTCCGAGGATGGCGCCGGGCCACCCGCAGCTTACCCGCGTCGAAAGAGGCCTGGCTCTGCTCGAAGGCCCCGTCTGGGTCAGACCCCGAAGCCTCCCTTGGCCACGCCCATGGCCCAGCCAGACCGTGCCCAGACTCCAGTGAAGCAGGAAGCAGGCAGTGGCTTTGTGCTGCCCCCGCCTGGCACCGACCTCGTGTTCTTACGGGAGGGTGCAAGCAGTCCCGTGCAGGTGCCTGGCCCAGCTCCAGCCTCCACGGCGGCTCTGttacag GAGGCCCAGTGCCCTGGCCTGAGTTGGGTCGTGGCCTTACCCCAGGTGAAGCAAGAGAAGGCGGATGCCCAGGAAGACTGGACACCGGGCACAGCCATCCTGACTTCTCCTGTATTGCTGCCTGGCTGCCCCAGCAAG GCAGTAGACCCAGGCCTGCCACCTGTGAAGCAAGAGCCACCTGACCCTGAGGAGGACAAGGAGGAGGAGAACAAGGATGACCCCACCGCTGACTTGGCCCCagaggaggaggcaggaggggctggCACGCCCGTG ATCACGGAGATTTTCAGCCTGGGTGGAACCCGCCTCCGGGACACAGCAGTCTGGTTGCCAAG GGAACCTCATTCAACATACAGACCTGCTCCCTCTTCTCTAGGTCCAAGGACCTTAAAAAACCTGGAGCTAGAAAGCAGTAGACTGGAGGCTTCTGCAGACTGTAGGACTCAAG TCTGCAGGGCAGGCAATCGGGAAGGGAAGATGGATGTAAAGAGTGGGAGACCGAGGAGACACTGGCGCCCACGAGCACGAGCTGCAAACCACGCGGATGGCCCGGAACCCATGTCAGCCTCTCACCACCTCCAACTTCGATGA
- the MBD1 gene encoding methyl-CpG-binding domain protein 1 isoform X17: MAEDWLDCPALGPGWKRREVFRKSGATCGRSDTYYQSPTGDRIRSKVELTRYLGPACDLTLFDFKQGILCYPAPKAHSLAIPSRKRKKPSKPAKAQKRQVGPSKSEVRKEAPRDETKADAGTVPASLPAPGCCENCGISFSGDGTRRQRLKTLCKDCRAQRIAFNREQRMFKRVGCGECAACQVTEDCGACSTCLLQLPHDVASGLFCKCERRRCLRIVERSRGCGVCRGCQTREDCGRCRVCLRPPRPGLRRQWRCVQRRCLRHLAHRLRRHHQRCQRRPPLAVAPPAGKHGRRRGGCDSKVAPRRRPPRTQPLPALPPSQPPESPELQPYTNRRQNRKCGACAACLRRMDCGHCDFCCDKPKFGGSNQKRQKCRWRQCLQFAMKRLLPSVWAGSEDGAGPPAAYPRRKRPGSARRPRLGQTPKPPLATPMAQPDRAQTPVKQEAGSGFVLPPPGTDLVFLREGASSPVQVPGPAPASTAALLQEAQCPGLSWVVALPQVKQEKADAQEDWTPGTAILTSPVLLPGCPSKAVDPGLPPVKQEPPDPEEDKEEENKDDPTADLAPEEEAGGAGTPVITEIFSLGGTRLRDTAVWLPSLQGRQSGREDGCKEWETEETLAPTSTSCKPRGWPGTHVSLSPPPTSMMWVSCRRSWCPSSQS, from the exons ATGGCTGAGGACTGGCTGGactgcccagccctgggccctggctgGAAGCGCCGTGAGGTCTTTCGCAAGTCAGGTGCCACCTGTGGACGCTCAGACACCTATTACCAGAG ccccacaggaGACAGGATCCGAAGCAAAGTTGAGCTGACCCGATACCTGGGCCCTGCGTGCGATCTCACCCTCTTTGACTTCAAACAAGGCATCCTGTGCTATCCAGCCCCCAAG GCCCATTCCTTGGCCATCCCCAGCAGGAAGCGGAAGAAGCCTTCGAAGCCAGCCAAGGCTCAGAAACGTCAGGTTGGACCTTCGAAGAGCGAAGTCAGGAAGGAGGCCCCAAGGGATGAGACCAAGGCTGATGCTGGCACAGTCCCAGCCTCACTTCCTGCGCCTGG GTGCTGTGAGAACTGTGGAATCAGCTTTTCAGGGGATGGAACCCGACGGCAGCGGCTCAAGACTCTGTGCAAGGACTGCCGAG CACAGAGAATTGCTTTCAACCGGGAGCAGAGGATGTTTAAG CGTGTGGGCTGCGGGGAGTGTGCGGCCTGCCAGGTAACAGAAGACTGTGGGGCCTGCTCCACCTGCCTTCTGCAGTTGCCCCATGATGTGGCCTCGGGGCTGTTCTGCAAGTGTGAGCGAAGACGGTGCCTCCGGATTGTGGAAAGG AGCCGAGGGTGTGGAGTGTGCCGGGGCTGTCAGACCCGAGAGGACTGTGGCCGTTGTCGAGTCTGCCTTCGCCCTCCCCGCCCTGGTCTCAGGCGCCAGTGGAGGTGCGTCCAGCGGCGTTGCCTGCGG CACCTTGCACACCGCCTCCGCCGCCACCATCAGCGATGTCAACGACGCCCTCCCCTAGCTGTGGCTCCCCCTGCT GGTAAACACGGCCGCCGCAGGGGAGGCTGCGACTCCAAGGTGGCTCCCCGGCGGCGCCCCCCCCGAACCCAGCCACTGCCTGCACTTCCGCCCTCGCAGCCTCCAGAGTCTCCAGAGCTG CAGCCTTACACGAACCGTCGGCAGAACCGCAAGTGTGGGGCCTGTGCGGCCTGCCTGCGGCGGATGGACTGTGGCCACTGCGACTTCTGCTGTGATAAGCCCAAATTCGGGGGCAGCAACCAGAAGCGCCAGAAGTGTCGTTGGCGCCAGTGCCTGCAGTTTGCTATG AAGCGGCTGCTGCCAAGTGTCTGGGCAGGTTCCGAGGATGGCGCCGGGCCACCCGCAGCTTACCCGCGTCGAAAGAGGCCTGGCTCTGCTCGAAGGCCCCGTCTGGGTCAGACCCCGAAGCCTCCCTTGGCCACGCCCATGGCCCAGCCAGACCGTGCCCAGACTCCAGTGAAGCAGGAAGCAGGCAGTGGCTTTGTGCTGCCCCCGCCTGGCACCGACCTCGTGTTCTTACGGGAGGGTGCAAGCAGTCCCGTGCAGGTGCCTGGCCCAGCTCCAGCCTCCACGGCGGCTCTGttacag GAGGCCCAGTGCCCTGGCCTGAGTTGGGTCGTGGCCTTACCCCAGGTGAAGCAAGAGAAGGCGGATGCCCAGGAAGACTGGACACCGGGCACAGCCATCCTGACTTCTCCTGTATTGCTGCCTGGCTGCCCCAGCAAG GCAGTAGACCCAGGCCTGCCACCTGTGAAGCAAGAGCCACCTGACCCTGAGGAGGACAAGGAGGAGGAGAACAAGGATGACCCCACCGCTGACTTGGCCCCagaggaggaggcaggaggggctggCACGCCCGTG ATCACGGAGATTTTCAGCCTGGGTGGAACCCGCCTCCGGGACACAGCAGTCTGGTTGCCAAG TCTGCAGGGCAGGCAATCGGGAAGGGAAGATGGATGTAAAGAGTGGGAGACCGAGGAGACACTGGCGCCCACGAGCACGAGCTGCAAACCACGCGGATGGCCCGGAACCCATGTCAGCCTCTCACCACCTCCAACTTCGATGATGTGGGTTTCCTGCAGAAGAAGCTGGTGCCCTTCATCACAGAGTTAA
- the MBD1 gene encoding methyl-CpG-binding domain protein 1 isoform X3: MAEDWLDCPALGPGWKRREVFRKSGATCGRSDTYYQSPTGDRIRSKVELTRYLGPACDLTLFDFKQGILCYPAPKAHSLAIPSRKRKKPSKPAKAQKRQVGPSKSEVRKEAPRDETKADAGTVPASLPAPGCCENCGISFSGDGTRRQRLKTLCKDCRAQRIAFNREQRMFKRVGCGECAACQVTEDCGACSTCLLQLPHDVASGLFCKCERRRCLRIVERVSRAGGVGPRLTCTPDPHSPGPMRHTSGPPQSRGCGVCRGCQTREDCGRCRVCLRPPRPGLRRQWRCVQRRCLRHLAHRLRRHHQRCQRRPPLAVAPPAGKHGRRRGGCDSKVAPRRRPPRTQPLPALPPSQPPESPELHPRALAPSPPAEFIYYCVDEDELQPYTNRRQNRKCGACAACLRRMDCGHCDFCCDKPKFGGSNQKRQKCRWRQCLQFAMKRLLPSVWAGSEDGAGPPAAYPRRKRPGSARRPRLGQTPKPPLATPMAQPDRAQTPVKQEAGSGFVLPPPGTDLVFLREGASSPVQVPGPAPASTAALLQEAQCPGLSWVVALPQVKQEKADAQEDWTPGTAILTSPVLLPGCPSKAVDPGLPPVKQEPPDPEEDKEEENKDDPTADLAPEEEAGGAGTPVITEIFSLGGTRLRDTAVWLPSLQGRQSGREDGCKEWETEETLAPTSTSCKPRGWPGTHVSLSPPPTSMMWVSCRRSWCPSSQS; the protein is encoded by the exons ATGGCTGAGGACTGGCTGGactgcccagccctgggccctggctgGAAGCGCCGTGAGGTCTTTCGCAAGTCAGGTGCCACCTGTGGACGCTCAGACACCTATTACCAGAG ccccacaggaGACAGGATCCGAAGCAAAGTTGAGCTGACCCGATACCTGGGCCCTGCGTGCGATCTCACCCTCTTTGACTTCAAACAAGGCATCCTGTGCTATCCAGCCCCCAAG GCCCATTCCTTGGCCATCCCCAGCAGGAAGCGGAAGAAGCCTTCGAAGCCAGCCAAGGCTCAGAAACGTCAGGTTGGACCTTCGAAGAGCGAAGTCAGGAAGGAGGCCCCAAGGGATGAGACCAAGGCTGATGCTGGCACAGTCCCAGCCTCACTTCCTGCGCCTGG GTGCTGTGAGAACTGTGGAATCAGCTTTTCAGGGGATGGAACCCGACGGCAGCGGCTCAAGACTCTGTGCAAGGACTGCCGAG CACAGAGAATTGCTTTCAACCGGGAGCAGAGGATGTTTAAG CGTGTGGGCTGCGGGGAGTGTGCGGCCTGCCAGGTAACAGAAGACTGTGGGGCCTGCTCCACCTGCCTTCTGCAGTTGCCCCATGATGTGGCCTCGGGGCTGTTCTGCAAGTGTGAGCGAAGACGGTGCCTCCGGATTGTGGAAAGGGTGAGTCGGGCAGGTGGGGTGGGCCCGAGGCTCACCTGCACTCCTGACCCTCATAGCCCTGGCCCCATGCGTCACACCTCCGGCCCCCCACAGAGCCGAGGGTGTGGAGTGTGCCGGGGCTGTCAGACCCGAGAGGACTGTGGCCGTTGTCGAGTCTGCCTTCGCCCTCCCCGCCCTGGTCTCAGGCGCCAGTGGAGGTGCGTCCAGCGGCGTTGCCTGCGG CACCTTGCACACCGCCTCCGCCGCCACCATCAGCGATGTCAACGACGCCCTCCCCTAGCTGTGGCTCCCCCTGCT GGTAAACACGGCCGCCGCAGGGGAGGCTGCGACTCCAAGGTGGCTCCCCGGCGGCGCCCCCCCCGAACCCAGCCACTGCCTGCACTTCCGCCCTCGCAGCCTCCAGAGTCTCCAGAGCTG CACCCCAGAGCCCTGGCCCCCTCGCCACCTGCTGAATTCATCTATTACTGTGTAGACGAGGACGAGCTA CAGCCTTACACGAACCGTCGGCAGAACCGCAAGTGTGGGGCCTGTGCGGCCTGCCTGCGGCGGATGGACTGTGGCCACTGCGACTTCTGCTGTGATAAGCCCAAATTCGGGGGCAGCAACCAGAAGCGCCAGAAGTGTCGTTGGCGCCAGTGCCTGCAGTTTGCTATG AAGCGGCTGCTGCCAAGTGTCTGGGCAGGTTCCGAGGATGGCGCCGGGCCACCCGCAGCTTACCCGCGTCGAAAGAGGCCTGGCTCTGCTCGAAGGCCCCGTCTGGGTCAGACCCCGAAGCCTCCCTTGGCCACGCCCATGGCCCAGCCAGACCGTGCCCAGACTCCAGTGAAGCAGGAAGCAGGCAGTGGCTTTGTGCTGCCCCCGCCTGGCACCGACCTCGTGTTCTTACGGGAGGGTGCAAGCAGTCCCGTGCAGGTGCCTGGCCCAGCTCCAGCCTCCACGGCGGCTCTGttacag GAGGCCCAGTGCCCTGGCCTGAGTTGGGTCGTGGCCTTACCCCAGGTGAAGCAAGAGAAGGCGGATGCCCAGGAAGACTGGACACCGGGCACAGCCATCCTGACTTCTCCTGTATTGCTGCCTGGCTGCCCCAGCAAG GCAGTAGACCCAGGCCTGCCACCTGTGAAGCAAGAGCCACCTGACCCTGAGGAGGACAAGGAGGAGGAGAACAAGGATGACCCCACCGCTGACTTGGCCCCagaggaggaggcaggaggggctggCACGCCCGTG ATCACGGAGATTTTCAGCCTGGGTGGAACCCGCCTCCGGGACACAGCAGTCTGGTTGCCAAG TCTGCAGGGCAGGCAATCGGGAAGGGAAGATGGATGTAAAGAGTGGGAGACCGAGGAGACACTGGCGCCCACGAGCACGAGCTGCAAACCACGCGGATGGCCCGGAACCCATGTCAGCCTCTCACCACCTCCAACTTCGATGATGTGGGTTTCCTGCAGAAGAAGCTGGTGCCCTTCATCACAGAGTTAA
- the MBD1 gene encoding methyl-CpG-binding domain protein 1 isoform X25 has product MAEDWLDCPALGPGWKRREVFRKSGATCGRSDTYYQSPTGDRIRSKVELTRYLGPACDLTLFDFKQGILCYPAPKAHSLAIPSRKRKKPSKPAKAQKRQVGPSKSEVRKEAPRDETKADAGTVPASLPAPGCCENCGISFSGDGTRRQRLKTLCKDCRAQRIAFNREQRMFKRVGCGECAACQVTEDCGACSTCLLQLPHDVASGLFCKCERRRCLRIVERVSRAGGVGPRLTCTPDPHSPGPMRHTSGPPQSRGCGVCRGCQTREDCGRCRVCLRPPRPGLRRQWRCVQRRCLRGKHGRRRGGCDSKVAPRRRPPRTQPLPALPPSQPPESPELHPRALAPSPPAEFIYYCVDEDELQPYTNRRQNRKCGACAACLRRMDCGHCDFCCDKPKFGGSNQKRQKCRWRQCLQFAMKRLLPSVWAGSEDGAGPPAAYPRRKRPGSARRPRLGQTPKPPLATPMAQPDRAQTPVKQEAGSGFVLPPPGTDLVFLREGASSPVQVPGPAPASTAALLQEAQCPGLSWVVALPQVKQEKADAQEDWTPGTAILTSPVLLPGCPSKAVDPGLPPVKQEPPDPEEDKEEENKDDPTADLAPEEEAGGAGTPVITEIFSLGGTRLRDTAVWLPRSKDLKKPGARKQ; this is encoded by the exons ATGGCTGAGGACTGGCTGGactgcccagccctgggccctggctgGAAGCGCCGTGAGGTCTTTCGCAAGTCAGGTGCCACCTGTGGACGCTCAGACACCTATTACCAGAG ccccacaggaGACAGGATCCGAAGCAAAGTTGAGCTGACCCGATACCTGGGCCCTGCGTGCGATCTCACCCTCTTTGACTTCAAACAAGGCATCCTGTGCTATCCAGCCCCCAAG GCCCATTCCTTGGCCATCCCCAGCAGGAAGCGGAAGAAGCCTTCGAAGCCAGCCAAGGCTCAGAAACGTCAGGTTGGACCTTCGAAGAGCGAAGTCAGGAAGGAGGCCCCAAGGGATGAGACCAAGGCTGATGCTGGCACAGTCCCAGCCTCACTTCCTGCGCCTGG GTGCTGTGAGAACTGTGGAATCAGCTTTTCAGGGGATGGAACCCGACGGCAGCGGCTCAAGACTCTGTGCAAGGACTGCCGAG CACAGAGAATTGCTTTCAACCGGGAGCAGAGGATGTTTAAG CGTGTGGGCTGCGGGGAGTGTGCGGCCTGCCAGGTAACAGAAGACTGTGGGGCCTGCTCCACCTGCCTTCTGCAGTTGCCCCATGATGTGGCCTCGGGGCTGTTCTGCAAGTGTGAGCGAAGACGGTGCCTCCGGATTGTGGAAAGGGTGAGTCGGGCAGGTGGGGTGGGCCCGAGGCTCACCTGCACTCCTGACCCTCATAGCCCTGGCCCCATGCGTCACACCTCCGGCCCCCCACAGAGCCGAGGGTGTGGAGTGTGCCGGGGCTGTCAGACCCGAGAGGACTGTGGCCGTTGTCGAGTCTGCCTTCGCCCTCCCCGCCCTGGTCTCAGGCGCCAGTGGAGGTGCGTCCAGCGGCGTTGCCTGCGG GGTAAACACGGCCGCCGCAGGGGAGGCTGCGACTCCAAGGTGGCTCCCCGGCGGCGCCCCCCCCGAACCCAGCCACTGCCTGCACTTCCGCCCTCGCAGCCTCCAGAGTCTCCAGAGCTG CACCCCAGAGCCCTGGCCCCCTCGCCACCTGCTGAATTCATCTATTACTGTGTAGACGAGGACGAGCTA CAGCCTTACACGAACCGTCGGCAGAACCGCAAGTGTGGGGCCTGTGCGGCCTGCCTGCGGCGGATGGACTGTGGCCACTGCGACTTCTGCTGTGATAAGCCCAAATTCGGGGGCAGCAACCAGAAGCGCCAGAAGTGTCGTTGGCGCCAGTGCCTGCAGTTTGCTATG AAGCGGCTGCTGCCAAGTGTCTGGGCAGGTTCCGAGGATGGCGCCGGGCCACCCGCAGCTTACCCGCGTCGAAAGAGGCCTGGCTCTGCTCGAAGGCCCCGTCTGGGTCAGACCCCGAAGCCTCCCTTGGCCACGCCCATGGCCCAGCCAGACCGTGCCCAGACTCCAGTGAAGCAGGAAGCAGGCAGTGGCTTTGTGCTGCCCCCGCCTGGCACCGACCTCGTGTTCTTACGGGAGGGTGCAAGCAGTCCCGTGCAGGTGCCTGGCCCAGCTCCAGCCTCCACGGCGGCTCTGttacag GAGGCCCAGTGCCCTGGCCTGAGTTGGGTCGTGGCCTTACCCCAGGTGAAGCAAGAGAAGGCGGATGCCCAGGAAGACTGGACACCGGGCACAGCCATCCTGACTTCTCCTGTATTGCTGCCTGGCTGCCCCAGCAAG GCAGTAGACCCAGGCCTGCCACCTGTGAAGCAAGAGCCACCTGACCCTGAGGAGGACAAGGAGGAGGAGAACAAGGATGACCCCACCGCTGACTTGGCCCCagaggaggaggcaggaggggctggCACGCCCGTG ATCACGGAGATTTTCAGCCTGGGTGGAACCCGCCTCCGGGACACAGCAGTCTGGTTGCCAAG GTCCAAGGACCTTAAAAAACCTGGAGCTAGAAAGCAGTAG